In the genome of Gadus morhua chromosome 14, gadMor3.0, whole genome shotgun sequence, one region contains:
- the adma gene encoding adrenomedullin a — MKLILQSVLYGCLLSTIAHCVELEVNPELKKRLSVWMESQLRRHLNSLSAERVAESEQLVTPEDIRDTLIPHSSNGISIRTKRSKHFTVNQSRRPGCSLGTCTVHDLAHRLHQLNNKLKSAPIDKISPQGYGRRRRSVPARRVTLELEQGRLRPDWRNTVSQVHKLEALLLLTRT; from the exons ATGAAGCTGATCCTCCAATCCGTCCTTTATGGATGCCTGCTATCCACAATAGCTCACTGTGTGGAACTTGAAGTGAACCCGGAGTTGAAAAAACG GTTAAGTGTGTGGATGGAGAGCCAACTGAGGAGGCATCTTAACAGCTTGTCTGCAGAGAGGGTGGCGGAGTCTGAGCAGTTGGTCACACCAGAAGATATCAGGGATACTCTGATTCCACATTCCAG CAATGGCATCAGCATCAGAACCAAGCGTTCCAAGCACTTCACTGTCAACCAGTCCAGACGGCCCGGCTGCTCCCTGGGCACGTGCACCGTACATGACCTGGCGCACCGCCTCCACCAGCTCAACAACAAGTTGAAGAGTGCCCCCATCGACAAGATCAGCCCGCAGGGGTACGGCCGGAGACGGCGCTCTGTCCCGGCTCGCAGGGTCAcgctggagctggagcagggaaGGCTGAGGCCTGACTGGAGGAACACTGTGTCACAAGTTCACAAGCTGGAggccctcctgctcctcacccGGACATGA